A single Denticeps clupeoides chromosome 7, fDenClu1.1, whole genome shotgun sequence DNA region contains:
- the llgl1 gene encoding lethal(2) giant larvae protein homolog 1 isoform X1 codes for MMKFRFRRQGNDPQRERIKQELFAFNKTVEHGFPNQPSALAYDPQLQLMAIGTKSGAIKVYGAPGVEFTGLHKDTAAVTQIHFLSGQGRILSLLDDNSLHLWEIGGKEGHSYLEEVRSFSLPGRPGIESTSATRVTVLLLKLNLDLLCVGTEGGGVHFLQLPTFSLLDRSLFHDEVMQSAPEEYKCGKSLGPVEALQEHPQQAEKILIGYSRGLVVLWDLNTRHVDNLFLGKQQLESLVWERSGNTFVSSHSDGGYLVWTVNSSTPCTHQPTTSTIPYGPFPCKAVNKILWRTTETGAPLVLLSGGMPRASYGDRHCLTILQDSTHVTLDFTSRVIDFFTVHCIDQEKEYDDPTSLVVLLEEELVVIDLATPGWPTIPSPYLAPLHSSAITCSYHISNVPSKLWERIITAGQSQSANQTHGDWPICGGRSVAPESKQKELLLTGHEDGTVRFWDASGVSLQPLYKLSTANIFQTDCDHNDSLTQAGEEEWPPFRKVGCFDPYSDDPRLGIQKICLCKYSGKLVVAGTAGQVIVMYLSDEKSDHMIDVATVDLLQDREGFTWKGHDRLPPKTGSVVFAPGFQPVVLVQCIPPAAVTAVTLHAEWNLIAFGTSHGFGLFDYHRRAPVLARCTLHPNDSLAMEGPLSRVKSLKKSLRQSFRRIRKSRVSGKKRAVISNPTSKVQEANAQLAEQDAEMAPVQRRIEARSADDSLSGVVRCLCFADTFLRDGTHHGPTMWAGTNSGSVYAYALEVPSQEKFSEQSVEAVLGKEIQLMHRAPVVSIAVLDGRGNPLPEPYEVSRDLAKAPDMQGSHSVLIASEEQFKVFMLPKVSAKTKFKLTAHEGCRVRKVALVTFTSVSSEEYCENGLVCLTNLGDIHVFSVPALRPQVRYDCIRKEDISGIASCVFTKTGQGFYLISPSEYERFSLSARVITEPLCQVDVDRLHDLTVLSDGTMSLPQANGTHKKQPTGERKSLGEDEGTPDDFQSSVSSPFLESPNSSADLTLDTTGELTVEDVKDFLVSVDEVENNLRNISEEDGRPAGILIN; via the exons TTATGGCGCCCCTGGGGTCGAGTTCACCGGCCTGCACAAAGACACAGCTGCAGTTACACAGATCCACTTCCTCAGTGGACAG GGCAGGATTCTCTCCCTTTTGGATGACAACTCCCTGCACCTTTGGGAGATTGGCGGAAAAGAAGGTCACTCTTACCTAGAGGAGGTCCGCAGCTTCAGCCTCCCTGGCCGACCAGGCATTGAAAGCACAAG TGCCACCCGAGTGACCGTGCTGCTGCTGAAACTGAACCTCGATCTGCTCTGTGTGGGCACTGAGGGTGGCGGAGTCCATTTCTTACAGCTGCCCACCTTCTCACTGCTGGACCGCTCCCTGTTCCACGATGAGGTCATGCAGAG CGCTCCTGAAGAATACAAATGTGGGAAGTCTCTGGGGCCGGTGGAAGCTTTACAGGAACATCCCCAGCAGGCAGAAAAGATCCTTATCGGCTACAGCCGAGGCCTGGTGGTCCTCTGGGACCTAAACACCAGACACGTGGACAACCTCTTCCTGGGAAAGCAG cagctggagagtTTGGTGTGGGAGCGCAGCGGCAACACCTTCGTCAGTTCCCATAGCGACGGCGGCTACTTGGTGTGGACTGTCAATAGCAGCACCCCCTGCACCCATCAGCCCACCACCTCAACAATACCCTACG GACCATTTCCCTGTAAAGCTGTGAACAAGATCCTGTGGCGGACGACAGAAACAGG GGCTCCCCTGGTGCTGCTCAGCGGTGGCATGCCGCGGGCGAGCTATGGGGACAGACACTGTTTAACAATCCTGCAGGACAGCACCCATGTCACCCTGGACTTCACCTCGAGGGTCATCGACTTCTTCACAGTCCACTGTATAGATCAGGAGAAGG AATATGATGATCCCACTTCGCTCGTGGTTCTCCTGGAGGAGGAGCTTGTAGTGATTGACCTGGCGACCCCCGGCTGGCCGACCATCCCCTCCCCTTACCTTGCTCCCCTCCACTCCTCAGCAATCACATGCTCCTACCACATCTCCAATGTCCCCTCCAAGTTGTGGGAGCGGATCATCACCGCTGGCCAGTCGCAGTCTGCCAACCAGACGCATGGG GACTGGCCAATATGTGGAGGGAGGAGCGTGGCACCAGAGTCGAAACAGAAAGAGCTGCTGCTGACTGG TCATGAAGATGGCACTGTGCGTTTCTGGGATGCATCCGGCGTTTCCCTCCAGCCTCTCTACAAGCTGAGCACCGCCAACATCTTCCAGACAGACTGTGACCACAACGACAGCCTGACTCAGGCCGGCGAGGAGGAGTGGCCCCCTTTCCGAAAA GTGGGCTGTTTTGATCCATACAGTGATGACCCCAGACTGGGAATCCAGAAGATTTGTTTGTGTAAATACAGTGGAAAACTGGTTGTAGCTGGCACTGCTGGTCAG GTTATTGTGATGTACCTGAGTGATGAGAAGTCCGATCACATGATCGATGTGGCCACAGTAGATCTCCTTCAAGACCGAGAGGGCTTCACATGGAAGGGTCATGACCGGCTGCCTCCCAAAACCGGCTCGGTCGTGTTTGCTCCGGGATTCCAGCCCGTCGTCCTGGTGCAGTGCATACCCCCTGCCGCGGTCACTGCGGTAACGTTGCATGCCGAGTGGAACCTCATTGCTTTTGGCACTAGCCATGGCTTCGGACTCTTTGACTATCATCGGCGGGCTCCCGTGCTGGCAAG ATGCACATTACATCCCAACGATTCCCTGGCAATGGAGGGGCCTCTGTCACGGGTGAAGTCCCTGAAGAAATCCCTTCGTCAGTCTTTCAGAAGGATCCGGAAGAGCCGAGTTTCGGGGAAGAAGCGAGCCGTGATCAGCAACCCCACCAGTAAA GTTCAGGAGGCCAATGCCCAGCTGGCAGAGCAGGATGCTGAGATGGCGCCGGTGCAGCGGAGGATTGAGGCGCGTTCTGCTGATGATTCGCTGTCGGGCGTGGTGCGCTGTCTGTGTTTCGCTGACACCTTCCTTAGAGATG GAACACACCATGGCCCTACAATGTGGGCTGGGACCAACTCTGGGTCTGTTTACGCCTACGCACTGGAGGTGCCGTCTCAGGAGAAGTTTTCGGAGCAGAGTGTGGAGGCTGTTCTGGGGAAGGAGATTCAGCTGATGCATAGGGCACCGGTGGTCTCCATCGCTGTGCTGGATGGTCGGGGGAACCCTCTACCTGAGCCTTATGAGGTCTCCAGGGACCTGGCCAAGGCCCCAGACATGCAGGGTAGCCACTCGGTCCTCATTGCATCAGAGGAGCAGTTCAAG GTTTTCATGTTGCCCAAGGTCAGCGCCAAGACCAAGTTTAAGTTGACTGCCCATGAGGGCTGCCGAGTGAGGAAGGTGGCGCTGGTCACCTTCACCAGTGTGTCTTCAGAGGAGTACTGCGAGAATGGCCTGGTGTGCCTGACCAACCTGGGCGACATCCACGTGTTCAGCGTTCCCGCCCTGCGGCCGCAGGTGCGTTACGACTGCATCCGCAAAGAGGACATCAGCGGCATCGCGTCCTGCGTCTTCACCAAGACTGGCCAGG ggtTCTACCTTATCTCCCCCTCGGAGTACGAGCGCTTTTCACTTTCTGCACGGGTCATAACTGAACCGTTGTGTCAGGTGGACGTGGACCGGCTCCATGACCTCACAGTTCTGAG TGATGGAACCATGTCCCTGCCTCAGGCTAACGGTACGCACAAGAAACAGCCCACGGGGGAGAGGAAGTCACTAGGAGAGGATGAAG GAACCCCAGACGACTTCCAGAGTTCAGTGTCCTCTCCATTCCTTGAATCACCTAATAGCAGTGCTGATCTCACACTCGACACCACAGGAGAACTGACTGTTGAGGACGTCAAAGACTTCTTGGT GTCCGTTGATGAAGTGGAGAACAACCTAAGGAATATCTCTGAGGAGGACGGCCGGCCTGCTGGAATCCTCATCAACTGA
- the ccdc97 gene encoding coiled-coil domain-containing protein 97: MWGEIEERPSVREEPEVDATLTGTFDTICASDSYKSCADPDPPGSGDEVECPTSLSSMIEAVEVSGIPVKSQQLGEPDLTRDERRRILLEQYQAKPLVFLERYRAHLKPEHLGAFSHLGSDCRAQHYCKEVQSCAASRAGKTKVRNHRFAALRALQEGGQYFSEEQMRVREPLLYEQYIGQYLNDEEILQRSQETMQAGPGGLADLLLNSYQEKVLQKRMQEEQEYEDAAEEESEEEDGDGKDGSTEKEWEPTAEEKVLLREEFISQMHQRFLEGKDKDFDYSEVDENPDYDNLDIVSRDAEERYFDDDMEEDEDEAEGNESSMNH, encoded by the exons ATGTGGGGGGAGATTGAGGAGAGACCCTCGGTCAGGGAAGAGCCGGAGGTGGACGCGACCCTGACCGGCACTTTCGATACGATCTGCGCGTCTGACTCGTACAAAAGTTGCGCTGATCCGGACCCACCGGGCTCAGGCGACGAG GTGGAATGTCCCACCAGCCTCTCCTCCATGATCGAAGCTGTGGAGGTCAGCGGCATCCCTGTGAAAAGCCAGCAGCTCGGAGAGCCGGACCTGACCCGGGACGAGAGGAGGCGGATCCTGCTGGAACAGTATCAGGCCAAGCCCCTGGTGTTCCTAGAGCGCTACCGGGCTCACCTGAAGCCAGAGCACCTTGGGGCTTTCTCCCACCTCGGCTCGGACTGCCGAGCTCAGCACTACTGTAAGGAGGTTCAGAGTTGCGCTGCGAGCCGGGCCGGCAAGACCAAGGTTCGCAACCACCGCTTCGCAGCGCTCAGAGCTCTGCAAGAAG GTGGTCAGTACTTCAGTGAGGAGCAGATGCGCGTCCGGGAGCCCCTGCTCTATGAACAATACATTGGTCAGTATCTGAATGACGAGGAGATTCTTCAGCGCTCCCAGGAGACCATGCAGGCGGGTCCCGGGGGCCTGGCTGACCTGCTCCTCAATTCCTACCAGGAGAAGGTCCTTCAGAAACGCATGCAGGAGGAGCAGGAATATGAGGACGCTGCTGAGGAGGAGTCAGAAGAGGAGGACGGTGATG GAAAAGATGGGTCTACAGAGAAGGAGTGGGAGCCAACAGCCGAGGAGAAGGTGCTCCTGAGAGAAGAGTTCATTAGTCAGATGCACCAACGATTCCTGGAGGGCAAAGACAAAGATTTCGACTACAG CGAGGTGGATGAAAACCCAGATTATGACAACTTGGACATTGTGAGCCGTGATGCAGAAGAGCGCTATTTTGACGATGAcatggaggaggatgaagatgaagctGAAGGGAACGAGAGCAGCATGAATCATTAG
- the llgl1 gene encoding lethal(2) giant larvae protein homolog 1 isoform X2, whose amino-acid sequence MMKFRFRRQGNDPQRERIKQELFAFNKTVEHGFPNQPSALAYDPQLQLMAIGTKSGAIKVYGAPGVEFTGLHKDTAAVTQIHFLSGQGRILSLLDDNSLHLWEIGGKEGHSYLEEVRSFSLPGRPGIESTSATRVTVLLLKLNLDLLCVGTEGGGVHFLQLPTFSLLDRSLFHDEVMQSAPEEYKCGKSLGPVEALQEHPQQAEKILIGYSRGLVVLWDLNTRHVDNLFLGKQLESLVWERSGNTFVSSHSDGGYLVWTVNSSTPCTHQPTTSTIPYGPFPCKAVNKILWRTTETGAPLVLLSGGMPRASYGDRHCLTILQDSTHVTLDFTSRVIDFFTVHCIDQEKEYDDPTSLVVLLEEELVVIDLATPGWPTIPSPYLAPLHSSAITCSYHISNVPSKLWERIITAGQSQSANQTHGDWPICGGRSVAPESKQKELLLTGHEDGTVRFWDASGVSLQPLYKLSTANIFQTDCDHNDSLTQAGEEEWPPFRKVGCFDPYSDDPRLGIQKICLCKYSGKLVVAGTAGQVIVMYLSDEKSDHMIDVATVDLLQDREGFTWKGHDRLPPKTGSVVFAPGFQPVVLVQCIPPAAVTAVTLHAEWNLIAFGTSHGFGLFDYHRRAPVLARCTLHPNDSLAMEGPLSRVKSLKKSLRQSFRRIRKSRVSGKKRAVISNPTSKVQEANAQLAEQDAEMAPVQRRIEARSADDSLSGVVRCLCFADTFLRDGTHHGPTMWAGTNSGSVYAYALEVPSQEKFSEQSVEAVLGKEIQLMHRAPVVSIAVLDGRGNPLPEPYEVSRDLAKAPDMQGSHSVLIASEEQFKVFMLPKVSAKTKFKLTAHEGCRVRKVALVTFTSVSSEEYCENGLVCLTNLGDIHVFSVPALRPQVRYDCIRKEDISGIASCVFTKTGQGFYLISPSEYERFSLSARVITEPLCQVDVDRLHDLTVLSDGTMSLPQANGTHKKQPTGERKSLGEDEGTPDDFQSSVSSPFLESPNSSADLTLDTTGELTVEDVKDFLVSVDEVENNLRNISEEDGRPAGILIN is encoded by the exons TTATGGCGCCCCTGGGGTCGAGTTCACCGGCCTGCACAAAGACACAGCTGCAGTTACACAGATCCACTTCCTCAGTGGACAG GGCAGGATTCTCTCCCTTTTGGATGACAACTCCCTGCACCTTTGGGAGATTGGCGGAAAAGAAGGTCACTCTTACCTAGAGGAGGTCCGCAGCTTCAGCCTCCCTGGCCGACCAGGCATTGAAAGCACAAG TGCCACCCGAGTGACCGTGCTGCTGCTGAAACTGAACCTCGATCTGCTCTGTGTGGGCACTGAGGGTGGCGGAGTCCATTTCTTACAGCTGCCCACCTTCTCACTGCTGGACCGCTCCCTGTTCCACGATGAGGTCATGCAGAG CGCTCCTGAAGAATACAAATGTGGGAAGTCTCTGGGGCCGGTGGAAGCTTTACAGGAACATCCCCAGCAGGCAGAAAAGATCCTTATCGGCTACAGCCGAGGCCTGGTGGTCCTCTGGGACCTAAACACCAGACACGTGGACAACCTCTTCCTGGGAAAGCAG ctggagagtTTGGTGTGGGAGCGCAGCGGCAACACCTTCGTCAGTTCCCATAGCGACGGCGGCTACTTGGTGTGGACTGTCAATAGCAGCACCCCCTGCACCCATCAGCCCACCACCTCAACAATACCCTACG GACCATTTCCCTGTAAAGCTGTGAACAAGATCCTGTGGCGGACGACAGAAACAGG GGCTCCCCTGGTGCTGCTCAGCGGTGGCATGCCGCGGGCGAGCTATGGGGACAGACACTGTTTAACAATCCTGCAGGACAGCACCCATGTCACCCTGGACTTCACCTCGAGGGTCATCGACTTCTTCACAGTCCACTGTATAGATCAGGAGAAGG AATATGATGATCCCACTTCGCTCGTGGTTCTCCTGGAGGAGGAGCTTGTAGTGATTGACCTGGCGACCCCCGGCTGGCCGACCATCCCCTCCCCTTACCTTGCTCCCCTCCACTCCTCAGCAATCACATGCTCCTACCACATCTCCAATGTCCCCTCCAAGTTGTGGGAGCGGATCATCACCGCTGGCCAGTCGCAGTCTGCCAACCAGACGCATGGG GACTGGCCAATATGTGGAGGGAGGAGCGTGGCACCAGAGTCGAAACAGAAAGAGCTGCTGCTGACTGG TCATGAAGATGGCACTGTGCGTTTCTGGGATGCATCCGGCGTTTCCCTCCAGCCTCTCTACAAGCTGAGCACCGCCAACATCTTCCAGACAGACTGTGACCACAACGACAGCCTGACTCAGGCCGGCGAGGAGGAGTGGCCCCCTTTCCGAAAA GTGGGCTGTTTTGATCCATACAGTGATGACCCCAGACTGGGAATCCAGAAGATTTGTTTGTGTAAATACAGTGGAAAACTGGTTGTAGCTGGCACTGCTGGTCAG GTTATTGTGATGTACCTGAGTGATGAGAAGTCCGATCACATGATCGATGTGGCCACAGTAGATCTCCTTCAAGACCGAGAGGGCTTCACATGGAAGGGTCATGACCGGCTGCCTCCCAAAACCGGCTCGGTCGTGTTTGCTCCGGGATTCCAGCCCGTCGTCCTGGTGCAGTGCATACCCCCTGCCGCGGTCACTGCGGTAACGTTGCATGCCGAGTGGAACCTCATTGCTTTTGGCACTAGCCATGGCTTCGGACTCTTTGACTATCATCGGCGGGCTCCCGTGCTGGCAAG ATGCACATTACATCCCAACGATTCCCTGGCAATGGAGGGGCCTCTGTCACGGGTGAAGTCCCTGAAGAAATCCCTTCGTCAGTCTTTCAGAAGGATCCGGAAGAGCCGAGTTTCGGGGAAGAAGCGAGCCGTGATCAGCAACCCCACCAGTAAA GTTCAGGAGGCCAATGCCCAGCTGGCAGAGCAGGATGCTGAGATGGCGCCGGTGCAGCGGAGGATTGAGGCGCGTTCTGCTGATGATTCGCTGTCGGGCGTGGTGCGCTGTCTGTGTTTCGCTGACACCTTCCTTAGAGATG GAACACACCATGGCCCTACAATGTGGGCTGGGACCAACTCTGGGTCTGTTTACGCCTACGCACTGGAGGTGCCGTCTCAGGAGAAGTTTTCGGAGCAGAGTGTGGAGGCTGTTCTGGGGAAGGAGATTCAGCTGATGCATAGGGCACCGGTGGTCTCCATCGCTGTGCTGGATGGTCGGGGGAACCCTCTACCTGAGCCTTATGAGGTCTCCAGGGACCTGGCCAAGGCCCCAGACATGCAGGGTAGCCACTCGGTCCTCATTGCATCAGAGGAGCAGTTCAAG GTTTTCATGTTGCCCAAGGTCAGCGCCAAGACCAAGTTTAAGTTGACTGCCCATGAGGGCTGCCGAGTGAGGAAGGTGGCGCTGGTCACCTTCACCAGTGTGTCTTCAGAGGAGTACTGCGAGAATGGCCTGGTGTGCCTGACCAACCTGGGCGACATCCACGTGTTCAGCGTTCCCGCCCTGCGGCCGCAGGTGCGTTACGACTGCATCCGCAAAGAGGACATCAGCGGCATCGCGTCCTGCGTCTTCACCAAGACTGGCCAGG ggtTCTACCTTATCTCCCCCTCGGAGTACGAGCGCTTTTCACTTTCTGCACGGGTCATAACTGAACCGTTGTGTCAGGTGGACGTGGACCGGCTCCATGACCTCACAGTTCTGAG TGATGGAACCATGTCCCTGCCTCAGGCTAACGGTACGCACAAGAAACAGCCCACGGGGGAGAGGAAGTCACTAGGAGAGGATGAAG GAACCCCAGACGACTTCCAGAGTTCAGTGTCCTCTCCATTCCTTGAATCACCTAATAGCAGTGCTGATCTCACACTCGACACCACAGGAGAACTGACTGTTGAGGACGTCAAAGACTTCTTGGT GTCCGTTGATGAAGTGGAGAACAACCTAAGGAATATCTCTGAGGAGGACGGCCGGCCTGCTGGAATCCTCATCAACTGA